The Nitrososphaerota archaeon genome has a segment encoding these proteins:
- a CDS encoding NAD(+)/NADH kinase: protein MVLFLHRPISRIKTACIVSKGNNEEIDRIGIKMAEIFKRNKIEPCLLKPLVSSDYESLDSFASISKAKIDLVVVVGGDGTILKTIRNIVDNVPVLGINMGGRGLLAEVTPQDGEKAVESIAKGKYILDKRMRLVAKVGRKILPPALNEIYIDRLTKLRAPTYKISVDDEPPISHRMDGVMVSTPTGSTGHALSFGSSVIHEKMETMLLTPIAPILRMPSIILPPSKVAIESTDNSSVLIDGQLDFPFRAKNEIVISKYDNYALFIRFASLPLRQLKRLGY from the coding sequence ATGGTTCTGTTTTTGCATAGACCAATAAGTCGGATTAAAACCGCCTGCATAGTCTCAAAGGGCAACAATGAAGAGATAGACAGGATAGGAATAAAGATGGCAGAAATTTTCAAGCGCAACAAGATAGAACCTTGTCTCCTTAAACCGTTGGTAAGTTCTGATTATGAATCCCTTGACAGTTTTGCCTCCATTTCAAAGGCCAAGATAGATTTGGTTGTTGTGGTAGGAGGCGATGGAACAATTTTAAAGACAATTCGAAATATCGTAGATAACGTACCTGTCCTTGGCATCAATATGGGAGGTAGAGGACTCTTGGCAGAAGTAACCCCACAAGACGGGGAGAAAGCAGTAGAAAGCATTGCCAAAGGGAAATACATCCTTGACAAAAGGATGAGGCTTGTAGCTAAGGTTGGGAGGAAAATTCTGCCTCCTGCTCTGAACGAGATTTACATCGATAGACTTACAAAGCTCAGAGCACCAACCTATAAGATATCAGTTGACGACGAACCTCCAATCTCACATAGGATGGACGGAGTTATGGTTTCTACGCCCACAGGATCGACCGGACATGCGCTTTCCTTTGGTTCGAGCGTGATTCATGAAAAGATGGAAACGATGTTGTTGACTCCTATAGCGCCGATTTTACGAATGCCATCAATCATTCTGCCTCCAAGCAAGGTTGCCATTGAATCTACTGATAATTCCAGCGTGCTTATAGACGGCCAACTCGATTTTCCGTTTCGAGCAAAAAATGAAATTGTGATTTCGAAATATGACAATTACGCCCTATTCATAAGGTTCGCGAGCTTGCCGCTCAGGCAGCTTAAGAGACTTGGATACTAA
- a CDS encoding translation initiation factor IF-5A: protein MSRPTDLGSVKEGSYILIDGEPCRIVEYDKSKPGKHGSAKARVVGIGLFDNVKRTMVAPVASNIEVPLIEKKSGQILSLVSNNVQIMDLQTFAVFDVPMPTEEEIKSKLAAGIEIEYWEGMGKKKIMRTKGG from the coding sequence TTGAGCAGGCCAACAGATCTGGGTAGCGTCAAGGAAGGTTCATACATTCTTATCGATGGCGAGCCGTGTAGAATAGTTGAATATGACAAGTCTAAACCTGGAAAACATGGTTCTGCCAAAGCCAGGGTAGTTGGAATTGGTCTGTTTGATAACGTCAAGAGGACTATGGTCGCTCCAGTAGCTTCAAACATAGAAGTCCCGCTCATAGAGAAAAAGAGCGGTCAGATACTATCACTCGTCTCAAACAATGTTCAGATTATGGACTTGCAGACCTTTGCGGTATTTGACGTCCCGATGCCCACTGAGGAGGAGATAAAGTCGAAACTTGCCGCAGGGATAGAAATAGAATACTGGGAGGGCATGGGCAAGAAGAAGATTATGAGGACGAAGGGCGGCTAA
- the dnaJ gene encoding molecular chaperone DnaJ, which produces MSEKRDYYEALGVGKQASKDEIKNAYRKLAMQYHPDRNKSPVAEEKFKEISEAYAVLSDDEKRAQYDQFGHAGIGQKYSAEDIFRGADFSDIFRNMGFGGFDTIFESIFGGFGGRQRGPSRGQDLRFDAEITLEQAAKGATLKVDIPRTSKCLTCGGNGAQHGTSPRTCTGCNGTGQVQHVQTTGFARMVRIGTCSKCRGRGQIIDNPCKTCRGSGVIAKTSTIDVKIPAGVDEGHRLRLREQGDVSLEGGRPGDLYVVIHVKPDPRFDRDEADLIHTIQISFPQAALGTEVEVPTIDGVAKLKIPAGTESGALFKLRGKGMPRVEGYGRGDQIVRVDVKIPAKLTSKQKQLIQELAKELDGALDKKSFF; this is translated from the coding sequence TTGAGCGAAAAGCGGGACTACTATGAAGCGTTAGGCGTAGGGAAGCAAGCCTCGAAAGACGAAATCAAAAACGCATACAGAAAACTCGCAATGCAGTACCATCCAGACAGGAACAAGTCGCCAGTGGCAGAAGAGAAGTTCAAAGAAATCTCCGAGGCATACGCAGTACTTTCAGATGACGAAAAGCGGGCCCAATACGATCAATTTGGCCATGCAGGAATAGGTCAGAAATACAGCGCAGAGGATATCTTCAGAGGAGCTGATTTCAGCGATATATTCAGAAACATGGGCTTTGGAGGTTTCGATACAATATTCGAATCAATATTTGGGGGATTCGGAGGAAGGCAGAGAGGACCTTCAAGAGGGCAGGATTTGAGATTCGATGCTGAGATAACGCTTGAGCAAGCTGCAAAAGGCGCTACCCTGAAGGTCGATATCCCAAGAACAAGCAAATGTTTAACCTGCGGGGGAAATGGAGCACAGCATGGTACATCTCCGAGAACTTGTACTGGGTGCAACGGAACAGGTCAAGTCCAGCATGTTCAAACTACAGGTTTTGCAAGGATGGTCAGAATCGGAACCTGTTCAAAGTGCAGAGGGAGAGGACAGATAATCGATAATCCATGCAAAACATGCAGAGGCTCAGGAGTGATTGCAAAGACAAGCACTATAGACGTAAAGATTCCCGCAGGAGTAGATGAGGGACACAGGTTAAGGCTCAGAGAGCAAGGGGATGTAAGTCTTGAGGGAGGAAGGCCAGGAGACCTCTATGTTGTGATTCATGTAAAGCCAGATCCAAGGTTCGATAGGGACGAAGCCGACCTTATCCATACAATTCAGATAAGCTTTCCTCAAGCAGCTCTGGGTACAGAAGTAGAAGTTCCAACGATAGATGGAGTCGCGAAACTGAAGATACCTGCAGGAACTGAGAGTGGGGCGCTATTCAAATTGAGGGGTAAGGGTATGCCCAGAGTGGAAGGCTATGGAAGAGGAGATCAAATAGTCAGAGTTGATGTGAAAATCCCTGCAAAGCTGACTTCTAAGCAGAAGCAGCTTATACAGGAGCTAGCAAAAGAATTAGATGGTGCGTTGGATAAAAAATCGTTCTTTTAG
- the dnaK gene encoding molecular chaperone DnaK, which yields MSKVETEKIIGIDLGTTNSAAAIMEAGRPVVIPSAEGQTAAGKMFPSVVAFTKDGQVIVGETAKRQASSNPEGTIFEIKRKMGTTYTTGVYGKSYTPQQISALILQKIKKDTETFLGKPVKKAVITVPAHFNDNQRQATKDAGEIAGLEVVRIINEPTAACLAYGLDKADKEMKIIVFSFGGGTHDITLMEFGGGVFQVLATSGDTQTGGTDIDNAIMQFLKDEFRRQTGIELVDKLALTRLKEAAEKAKIELSTLLTTDIDLPFISADASGPKHLHYTLTRTKLEELALPIVKRIEEPIRKVLADAKIDVSKVDRVILIGGQTRMPLVKKTVEDIFGKSAERGVDPMECVAIGAAIQGAVLAGEIKDILLLDVTPLSLGVETLGGVMTKILERNTTIPTKRSQTFTTAADFQTAVTIHVLQGERPMAGDNISLGQFNLTGIPPASRGIPQIEVTFDIDANGILNVTAKDLATGKENKIIITASTKLSKEEKERMVKQAEQFAEQDMKKKEEAEIRNNADSLLYTTEKTKSDLKGKISKEQEEKLDKALAELRQAVAGTDVQMIKQRSDLLSKILQEIQEIGTAAYQQAQAAETSPQQAQSEGKGEKVVDADYKVVDENK from the coding sequence ATGAGCAAAGTTGAAACTGAGAAAATCATAGGAATTGATCTTGGTACTACGAATTCTGCCGCTGCAATTATGGAGGCTGGAAGACCCGTAGTCATACCGAGCGCAGAAGGACAGACAGCCGCTGGCAAGATGTTCCCTTCAGTAGTAGCATTTACGAAAGACGGACAAGTGATAGTAGGGGAGACTGCAAAGAGGCAGGCGTCATCGAATCCTGAAGGAACGATATTCGAAATAAAGAGGAAGATGGGAACCACTTACACTACGGGCGTGTATGGAAAATCCTACACTCCACAGCAGATTTCTGCATTGATCCTGCAGAAGATCAAAAAAGATACTGAAACGTTTCTCGGCAAGCCAGTAAAGAAAGCCGTCATCACGGTCCCAGCACACTTCAACGATAACCAGAGGCAAGCAACTAAAGATGCAGGAGAGATCGCAGGGCTAGAGGTTGTTAGGATCATAAATGAGCCTACGGCAGCATGCTTGGCCTATGGTTTGGACAAAGCAGACAAGGAGATGAAGATCATCGTCTTTAGCTTTGGGGGAGGTACGCATGATATTACCTTGATGGAATTTGGAGGGGGGGTATTCCAAGTCCTGGCCACGAGCGGCGATACACAAACAGGAGGAACAGATATAGACAATGCGATAATGCAGTTCCTCAAGGACGAATTCAGAAGGCAGACGGGTATTGAACTAGTTGACAAATTAGCTCTTACCAGGCTGAAGGAAGCTGCGGAAAAGGCAAAGATCGAGCTGTCAACTCTGCTGACTACTGACATAGACCTTCCGTTCATATCAGCAGATGCTTCAGGCCCTAAACATCTGCATTACACACTGACAAGAACCAAGCTCGAAGAGCTTGCACTACCTATCGTCAAAAGAATAGAGGAACCGATACGGAAAGTTCTTGCAGACGCTAAGATAGATGTCAGCAAAGTGGATAGGGTCATCCTAATAGGAGGGCAGACAAGGATGCCTCTAGTAAAAAAGACCGTAGAAGATATCTTCGGCAAGTCTGCAGAACGGGGAGTCGACCCTATGGAATGCGTTGCAATAGGTGCAGCGATTCAGGGCGCAGTCTTAGCAGGAGAGATCAAGGACATTCTGTTGCTAGATGTAACTCCTCTGTCCCTTGGGGTGGAAACTCTTGGAGGGGTCATGACGAAGATATTGGAGAGAAATACTACAATTCCTACTAAGCGCAGTCAGACTTTCACAACTGCAGCAGACTTTCAAACAGCCGTAACAATACACGTGTTGCAAGGAGAGCGACCTATGGCTGGAGACAATATTTCACTAGGGCAGTTTAACCTGACGGGCATCCCTCCAGCTTCAAGAGGTATTCCTCAAATCGAAGTTACCTTCGACATAGACGCTAACGGCATACTCAATGTAACTGCAAAAGACCTAGCAACTGGTAAGGAGAACAAAATCATCATTACCGCATCGACTAAGCTCTCCAAGGAAGAGAAGGAAAGAATGGTAAAGCAAGCGGAGCAGTTTGCCGAGCAGGACATGAAGAAGAAGGAAGAGGCGGAGATCAGGAACAATGCAGACAGTCTTCTATATACTACCGAGAAGACAAAGAGTGATCTCAAGGGTAAAATCAGTAAGGAGCAGGAAGAGAAGCTCGACAAAGCATTAGCAGAGCTGAGACAGGCGGTAGCAGGAACCGATGTGCAGATGATAAAACAGAGGAGCGATTTGTTGTCTAAGATACTCCAGGAAATCCAGGAAATTGGAACTGCAGCTTACCAGCAGGCTCAAGCTGCAGAAACATCTCCTCAACAAGCTCAATCAGAAGGAAAAGGAGAGAAGGTTGTAGATGCTGACTACAAAGTCGTTGACGAGAACAAGTAG
- the grpE gene encoding nucleotide exchange factor GrpE: MMYMSTEEHKGTTGLTPAKHEDIQGHVKNLEVQLKAEQEKNTQLLNRMKYLQADFENYKKRIDKELADTKSFISEKLIGNLLDVIDEYELALKVAKEGGNLESLAGGVEMTLKKFLDTLAKEGLSRIDVAGKKFDPNLHEAAEIVPTKEKEEGTIISEIRAGYMLKDKVLRPSMVKVAAPS, from the coding sequence ATGATGTATATGAGTACAGAAGAGCACAAAGGAACTACAGGTCTTACTCCTGCGAAACACGAAGACATTCAGGGCCATGTAAAGAATCTGGAAGTGCAGTTGAAGGCGGAGCAAGAAAAAAATACGCAACTGCTTAACAGGATGAAATACCTTCAAGCAGATTTTGAGAATTACAAGAAGAGGATAGACAAAGAACTTGCTGACACTAAATCCTTCATATCTGAAAAATTAATCGGAAATCTCCTTGATGTTATAGATGAATATGAGCTGGCATTGAAAGTAGCAAAGGAAGGAGGAAACCTAGAGTCCCTCGCAGGAGGGGTAGAAATGACCCTCAAGAAATTTCTCGATACACTAGCAAAGGAAGGCCTATCCAGAATCGATGTAGCTGGGAAGAAGTTCGATCCAAACCTACATGAAGCTGCGGAAATAGTCCCTACTAAAGAGAAGGAAGAGGGTACAATAATTTCAGAGATAAGGGCTGGATATATGCTCAAAGACAAGGTTTTGCGCCCGAGCATGGTGAAGGTTGCCGCCCCTTCATAA
- a CDS encoding phosphoribosyltransferase: protein MFDDRQHAGRLLVHNIASMNLADPLVLAIPRGGVVVGYEIAKQLGCPLDVIIPRKIGAPFEPELAVGAVTEDGTLYINERICGIYGISKSYLDAESQAQMREIKRRAESYRKGAKPIIIARKTVILVDDGIATGATMRAAIISVKKNHPKDVIVAVPVGAKETVNTLKKEVKVVALHVPEDMGAVGEFYRNFEQTSDQEVISLLESCRKG, encoded by the coding sequence ATCTTTGACGATAGGCAACATGCTGGCAGATTGCTCGTGCATAATATTGCTTCTATGAACCTTGCTGACCCGCTTGTGCTAGCAATACCCCGTGGAGGAGTCGTTGTAGGCTACGAAATTGCAAAACAACTAGGATGTCCTCTTGATGTGATAATTCCTAGAAAGATAGGCGCACCTTTTGAGCCTGAGTTAGCCGTTGGCGCTGTTACAGAGGACGGAACACTTTACATAAATGAAAGAATTTGTGGCATATACGGGATTTCAAAGAGCTATCTTGATGCAGAATCACAGGCACAAATGAGGGAGATAAAGCGCAGGGCTGAATCATACAGAAAGGGTGCCAAACCAATTATTATTGCAAGAAAGACGGTAATCTTGGTTGATGACGGAATTGCAACCGGAGCCACCATGAGGGCCGCTATAATATCGGTAAAGAAGAATCATCCAAAAGATGTCATTGTTGCAGTGCCTGTTGGGGCAAAGGAAACTGTTAACACTCTGAAGAAAGAGGTCAAGGTTGTTGCTCTGCATGTTCCAGAGGATATGGGGGCAGTGGGAGAATTTTACAGAAACTTTGAGCAGACTTCAGATCAAGAAGTAATTAGCCTGCTGGAAAGTTGCCGCAAAGGTTGA
- a CDS encoding DUF3179 domain-containing protein, which translates to MSFGKTPIFIIVVVAIVGSILILENPFASSSVVKQTQTSGPPIGTEIGWQAPDFRLQSLSGEQVTLSDLRGKIVIVNFWASWCPFCVEEMPEFEKLSQEMGDKIVILGINRGESVEKQNEFLSSLQEKITYRLLLDPNDGAAKAYNIKVMPTTFFLNENGIIAQKKLGPLTLDEIKQLVSKSYIAAGGGENAPLEPPKGQNIKAEPQVQITNGVKHIVPLNKILAGGPPKDGIPSIDKPKFVSAEEANAFLNDDDLVLGLYFDGVARAYPRMMLVWHEIVNDKINGIPIVVTYCPLCYTGTAFIRTINGEEVEFGVSGKLYNSDLIMYDRKTESYWSQILGQAIVGDLAGLKLERIHTDTLEWKAWKKLYPKTEVLSKDTGINKPYGYDPYGGYYQSRELYFPVENQDGRLHPKSIVYGIELGGIAKAYPDDDLAKFIVTNDVVGSVPILVARNPETQTGRIFERKIGNIILEFEFKNGKLYDKQTGSEWNFEGFAINGKYANTQLVSLVAPATSGLLGPPSSLARNCSSVSQILACLIPMALDSLISFCKVILLKPDLSPGILKARF; encoded by the coding sequence TTGAGCTTTGGGAAAACTCCAATCTTCATAATTGTAGTAGTTGCTATAGTCGGAAGCATTCTGATTCTTGAGAACCCTTTTGCAAGTTCTTCGGTAGTCAAGCAGACACAGACTTCAGGTCCTCCCATAGGCACAGAAATAGGCTGGCAAGCTCCAGACTTCAGGCTCCAAAGCCTTTCGGGTGAGCAGGTTACTTTAAGCGATCTTAGAGGCAAAATTGTGATTGTAAACTTCTGGGCTAGCTGGTGCCCTTTTTGTGTTGAAGAAATGCCAGAGTTTGAGAAGCTAAGCCAAGAAATGGGTGACAAAATTGTAATCCTTGGAATAAATCGCGGCGAGTCGGTAGAGAAGCAGAACGAATTCCTAAGTTCTCTGCAAGAAAAGATTACCTACAGGTTGCTTTTAGATCCAAATGACGGTGCTGCAAAAGCTTACAACATCAAGGTCATGCCAACAACATTCTTCCTAAATGAAAATGGCATCATAGCACAGAAGAAACTTGGGCCTCTAACTCTTGATGAAATAAAGCAATTAGTTTCGAAATCATATATCGCAGCTGGAGGGGGTGAAAACGCTCCGCTGGAGCCTCCAAAGGGCCAAAATATTAAGGCAGAACCACAGGTACAGATTACCAATGGCGTAAAGCATATCGTGCCTTTGAATAAGATACTGGCTGGAGGGCCTCCAAAAGACGGTATCCCTTCGATTGACAAGCCAAAGTTCGTTTCGGCTGAAGAGGCAAATGCCTTCCTAAATGATGACGATTTAGTTTTAGGGTTGTACTTTGATGGTGTTGCAAGAGCCTATCCAAGAATGATGCTGGTCTGGCATGAGATTGTAAATGATAAGATAAATGGCATACCAATTGTCGTAACCTATTGCCCTCTATGCTATACTGGTACCGCATTCATTAGAACAATAAACGGAGAGGAAGTCGAGTTCGGCGTTTCTGGAAAATTGTACAACAGCGACCTGATCATGTATGATAGAAAGACGGAGAGCTACTGGAGTCAGATCTTAGGACAAGCGATTGTAGGAGACTTGGCCGGTCTAAAACTCGAGAGAATTCATACAGATACTCTGGAATGGAAGGCTTGGAAGAAACTGTATCCAAAAACCGAAGTTCTATCAAAAGATACTGGTATCAACAAGCCTTATGGGTACGATCCTTATGGAGGCTACTATCAAAGCAGAGAGCTTTACTTTCCTGTGGAGAATCAGGACGGTAGACTGCATCCGAAGAGCATAGTCTACGGTATAGAGTTAGGGGGAATAGCAAAGGCGTATCCTGATGACGATCTCGCAAAGTTCATTGTGACCAACGATGTGGTTGGAAGTGTTCCTATTTTAGTGGCAAGAAACCCTGAAACGCAGACTGGCAGAATATTCGAAAGAAAGATTGGCAATATCATATTAGAATTTGAGTTCAAGAATGGGAAGCTATATGATAAACAGACAGGATCGGAGTGGAACTTTGAGGGTTTTGCAATAAATGGTAAATATGCAAACACTCAGCTAGTTTCATTGGTCGCTCCCGCCACTTCTGGTTTGCTTGGGCCGCCTTCAAGCCTGGCACGGAATTGTTCCAGCGTTAGCCAAATATTGGCATGTCTAATACCGATGGCCCTTGACTCATTGATATCTTTCTGTAAAGTGATATTGTTGAAACCAGATTTATCACCTGGAATACTAAAAGCAAGGTTTTAG
- a CDS encoding thioredoxin: protein MLFWLSLIDVGSANWDSAVLKSPVSVIVDFWAPWCPWCKRLEPEFGSLSNEYAGRLVFAKVDVEQYPEIAEKYGVQGLPTLKMICSGRPVGEIVGYLPKDTLRNQLDLMLSTYDQCLKQSSSLHASEEPK, encoded by the coding sequence ATACTTTTCTGGTTGTCATTAATAGATGTTGGAAGTGCTAATTGGGATTCAGCAGTTTTGAAATCACCAGTATCCGTAATTGTAGACTTCTGGGCCCCTTGGTGTCCATGGTGCAAGAGGTTAGAGCCGGAGTTCGGATCCCTTTCAAACGAGTATGCTGGTAGATTGGTGTTTGCTAAGGTGGATGTAGAGCAATACCCGGAAATAGCCGAAAAGTATGGCGTCCAAGGTTTGCCGACTCTAAAAATGATTTGCTCGGGACGCCCGGTTGGCGAAATTGTGGGCTACTTGCCCAAAGATACCCTCAGGAACCAGTTAGATCTGATGCTCTCGACGTATGACCAGTGTCTAAAGCAAAGCTCTTCTTTGCATGCCTCGGAAGAACCGAAATGA
- a CDS encoding ArsR family transcriptional regulator: MPGYVVVAPMGDNPDALFVGLRQFPTRKIILLYQAAQKNDLNKLREDLVRFQIPVESYELKGDPIESAFEFLANLKKAEGEEQLLVNVSTGDRITTCAALSACYVNGVRAFGIMNNEPRLMPMLRFSYTKMISESKMKILRALMGESINLESLAEKVKMSPPLLSYHLNGDRDSFGLIELGLVETVDQGREKIAQLGSMGRLFVKGYL; this comes from the coding sequence ATGCCTGGGTATGTTGTAGTCGCGCCCATGGGTGATAACCCTGATGCTTTGTTCGTAGGTCTAAGACAATTCCCAACTAGGAAGATAATCCTCCTTTATCAAGCTGCACAAAAAAACGATCTCAACAAACTCAGGGAGGATTTGGTCAGATTCCAGATACCTGTTGAATCATATGAGCTGAAAGGAGATCCTATAGAGAGTGCTTTCGAATTCCTTGCTAATCTAAAGAAGGCGGAGGGAGAGGAACAACTGCTTGTTAATGTCTCTACAGGGGACAGGATAACTACGTGTGCAGCTCTGAGTGCCTGCTATGTCAATGGGGTGAGGGCTTTTGGCATAATGAATAATGAACCAAGACTGATGCCCATGCTTAGATTCTCCTACACCAAGATGATATCCGAAAGCAAGATGAAGATTCTAAGAGCGTTGATGGGTGAATCCATTAACCTTGAGTCTCTGGCTGAGAAGGTTAAAATGAGCCCTCCACTCCTATCATATCATCTAAATGGGGACAGGGACTCTTTCGGGCTAATAGAGTTAGGTCTTGTTGAAACTGTTGATCAAGGGAGAGAAAAGATTGCCCAGCTTGGTTCTATGGGAAGGTTATTTGTGAAAGGATATTTGTGA
- a CDS encoding DUF99 family protein: MKIHLEKKAIRALGIAECFRKSVSEKSVLAGVVIRSDLIMDGCIYGHATLEGDDATENILSMYKSLNRNDINVIMIAGSVIALYNIIDSDELHKETKVPVLNITFEESEGLGSHIKNRFPKGWKSKLKAYKKIGDRKNINLHTGYRVFVRAVGMSQKEAKRTLDKYTIQGSIPEPVRIAKLLARARFAT, translated from the coding sequence ATGAAAATACATTTGGAGAAGAAGGCAATCAGAGCGTTGGGTATAGCAGAATGCTTCCGCAAGAGCGTGTCAGAAAAATCGGTTCTGGCGGGGGTGGTTATCAGGAGCGACCTTATAATGGACGGATGTATCTATGGGCATGCTACACTTGAAGGTGATGATGCAACAGAAAACATACTTTCAATGTACAAATCTTTGAATAGGAACGACATCAATGTAATAATGATTGCAGGTTCGGTTATAGCACTATACAACATCATAGATTCTGATGAACTCCACAAGGAAACTAAGGTTCCAGTGCTTAACATCACCTTCGAGGAGTCTGAGGGCTTGGGATCGCATATCAAGAACAGGTTTCCAAAAGGTTGGAAATCCAAACTGAAGGCGTATAAGAAGATCGGCGATAGGAAGAATATCAACCTGCATACGGGTTATAGGGTCTTTGTGAGGGCTGTTGGCATGAGCCAAAAAGAAGCTAAGAGGACTCTGGACAAGTATACTATTCAAGGCTCTATACCAGAGCCTGTGAGGATTGCCAAACTTCTTGCAAGGGCTAGATTTGCTACTTAA
- a CDS encoding cytochrome bc complex cytochrome b subunit codes for MAEKSKPSSNLIVKLVLWIIDRLERTIFLGLKITLPKKFLSPLGFLGMLTFVVFVILGITGAVLMLYYEPTTANAFDDVENIQENIPYGFLIRNIHYHGSNAMVFLAVAHLYYQYFSGRYKIRNEVIWVTGLILGILTVLEAFTGYDLLYNDRAELAVSIGVSLTNASPVIGPILQQFIWGSGFSEFLVRLYALHVFVIPLMMTVLMLFHFPRFLVLDIPISTAVVGSILIVGGLMPAELGVKFDPNFPPGITVPEWYLTGLYAFIRTGYDKFFTGGVLPLLLILMFFVVPFIDRGRKFSWRDRPFFTAIGLASIAQVLITTVWGFYIDPDSSKPTVLRLFIEPVSFYTLLILSSVAMFVVTYGYLRAKAALNVGKKRTITRPKPITLSTRWTTISVLLLIVFEIYLNISAYMSYNAKMWNLTLFQIGSAFMIFAVLFHIVRAYQPPMPAPITTAAKPPAAPTVRVTEK; via the coding sequence ATGGCAGAAAAGTCAAAGCCTAGCTCAAACCTGATAGTGAAACTGGTTCTATGGATTATTGACAGGTTAGAGAGAACCATCTTTTTAGGACTAAAGATAACACTTCCAAAAAAGTTCCTAAGCCCTCTAGGCTTTCTTGGGATGCTGACCTTTGTGGTGTTCGTAATTCTCGGAATTACAGGCGCCGTTCTGATGCTTTATTACGAGCCTACTACGGCCAACGCATTTGACGATGTGGAAAACATACAGGAGAATATCCCGTACGGATTTCTAATTAGAAACATCCACTACCATGGCTCAAACGCAATGGTCTTTCTAGCAGTTGCACACCTCTACTATCAGTATTTCAGCGGCAGGTACAAGATAAGAAACGAAGTTATCTGGGTCACTGGGTTAATTCTCGGCATACTTACGGTTCTTGAGGCTTTCACGGGTTATGACCTGCTTTACAATGACAGGGCAGAGCTGGCAGTTTCCATAGGAGTTTCGCTCACCAACGCTAGCCCAGTCATAGGCCCCATACTTCAGCAGTTCATATGGGGAAGTGGTTTCTCAGAATTCCTTGTAAGGCTGTACGCCCTGCATGTCTTCGTCATCCCGTTGATGATGACGGTATTGATGCTGTTCCACTTCCCAAGGTTCTTGGTCCTTGACATACCAATCTCAACTGCGGTAGTCGGGTCAATACTCATAGTTGGAGGCTTGATGCCTGCGGAGCTTGGAGTCAAATTCGATCCTAACTTCCCGCCTGGAATTACGGTACCAGAGTGGTATCTGACAGGATTGTACGCTTTCATCAGGACTGGATATGACAAGTTCTTTACAGGAGGCGTTTTACCGCTACTGTTGATTCTGATGTTCTTTGTAGTTCCGTTCATCGACAGGGGGAGAAAGTTCTCTTGGAGAGATAGACCTTTCTTTACAGCCATTGGACTGGCAAGTATTGCACAGGTTCTCATAACGACGGTATGGGGTTTCTACATCGACCCGGACAGTTCAAAGCCAACCGTGCTCAGGCTCTTCATAGAACCTGTGTCATTCTACACCTTGTTAATACTTTCAAGCGTGGCAATGTTTGTGGTTACCTACGGCTATCTGAGAGCTAAAGCCGCTCTGAATGTAGGAAAGAAGAGAACCATAACAAGACCAAAACCGATAACTCTTAGCACTCGCTGGACGACAATCTCTGTCTTACTCTTGATAGTCTTCGAGATTTACCTGAACATATCTGCGTACATGTCATACAATGCAAAGATGTGGAACCTTACGCTGTTTCAGATAGGTTCGGCCTTCATGATCTTCGCAGTTCTGTTCCATATAGTCAGAGCTTACCAGCCCCCTATGCCAGCCCCAATTACAACAGCGGCCAAACCTCCAGCAGCTCCAACAGTCAGAGTAACAGAAAAGTGA